One window of Papaver somniferum cultivar HN1 chromosome 9, ASM357369v1, whole genome shotgun sequence genomic DNA carries:
- the LOC113314293 gene encoding eukaryotic initiation factor 4A-6-like, with translation MAGMAPEGSQYDTKSYDTKHKAFADGQEFFTSYDEVHETFDVMGLKQDLLRGIYAYGFEKPSAIQQRGIVPFCKGYDVIEQAQSGTGKTATFCSGILQQLNYNHLKCQALVLAPTRELAQQIQKVMRALGDYLDVKVHACVGGTSVREDERILKSGVHVVVGTPGRVFDMLRKQYLRSDSIKLFVLDEADEMLSRGFKDQIYDIFQLLPPEIQVGVFSATMPPEALEITRKFMNKPVRILVKRDELTLEGIKQYYVDVEKDEWKLETLCDLYETLAITQSVIFVNTRRKVEWLSDQMKSRDHTVSATHGDMDQNQRDIIMREFRSGSSRVLITTDLLARGIDVQQVSLVINYDLPTQPENYLHRIGRGGRFGKKGASINFVTRDDVRMLDDIQRFYNVVIEELPANVSELI, from the coding sequence ATGGCGGGAATGGCACCTGAAGGTTCTCAATATGATACAAAGAGTTACGACACCAAACACAAAGCATTCGCTGATGGGCAGGAATTCTTTACCTCGTATGATGAGGTTCACGAAACTTTTGATGTTATGGGTCTGAAACAAGACCTTTTAAGAGGAATATATGCATATGGTTTTGAGAAGCCATCAGCAATTCAGCAGAGGGGAATCGTTCCATTCTGTAAAGGATATGATGTCATTGAACAAGCACAGTCTGGAACAGGTAAGACTGCAACCTTTTGCTCTGGTATCTTACAGCAGCTTAATTACAACCATCTCAAgtgccaagccttggttcttgcaCCTACTCGCGAGCTTGCTCAGCAGATTCAGAAAGTTATGCGCGCACTTGGTGACTATTTGGATGTCAAGGTTCATGCTTGTGTCGGTGGAACCAGTGTTAGGGAGGATGAGCGTATTCTTAAAAGCGGTGTGCATGTCGTTGTGGGTACCCCTGGCCGTGTCTTCGATATGTTAAGAAAACAATACCTTCGTTCTGATAGCATCAAGCTGTTTGTGTTGGATGAAGCTGATGAGATGCTCTCACGAGGGTTTAAGGACCAGATCTATGATATTTTCCAACTCCTTCCTCCCGAAATTCAGGTCGGTGTTTTCTCTGCTACCATGCCTCCTGAAGCTCTTGAAATCACAAggaagttcatgaacaaaccagtTAGAATTTTGGTTAAGCGTGATGAGCTTACCCTCGAGGGTATCAAGCAATATTATGTCGATGTTGAAAAGGATGAATGGAAGCTCGAGACACTTTGTGATCTGTATGAAACTTTGGCCATTACCCAGAGTGTTATCTTTGTTAACACCCGACGTAAGGTTGAGTGGTTGTCTGACCAGATGAAAAGCCGTGACCACACTGTCTCGGCCACTCATGGAGATATGGACCAGAACCAGAGAGACATTATCATGCGTGAATTCAGATCTGGTTCTTCCCGTGTCCTTATCACTACTGATCTACTTGCTCGTGGTATTGATGTCCAGCAAGTCTCCCTTGTTATTAACTATGATCTTCCAACACAGCCTGAGAATTATCTTCATCGTATTGGACGTGGCGGTCGATTTGGAAAAAAGGGAGCTTCTATCAATTTTGTAACCAGGGACGACGTTAGGATGCTGGATGACATCCAGAGGTTTTACAACGTGGTTATCGAGGAACTGCCTGCCAATGTTTCCGAGCTTATCTGa
- the LOC113314409 gene encoding protein NUCLEAR FUSION DEFECTIVE 4-like, which yields MRDSGSVSANIVRFTVQVLRGRWFMLFAALLLMGSTGGAYVFGIYSKEIKKTLGYDQTTLNLLGFFKDVGSTIGIFSGLIAEVTPNWFVLLVGASLNFVGYFMVWISISGRISKPHIWQMCLYICIGANSQNFTLTSVTVTSVKNFPDNRGTLIGLLKGFTGLSGAVMTQLYLAIYGNDSKSLILFIAWLPAVISIFLGYAIRLIKVGQQSNVEKRVIYQYLLISVVLALFIMVITITQKQKIFSHSSYVVTATIICILLLTPLSISIKEELVLWSLMKKGLTPPEVITVETPSLVNPIPLPLNTIPSVQEENPKPKNSCFADVFKPPERGEDYTILQAILSIDMLLLVIGGFCGLGTSLTAIDNLGQIGESLGYPTLTISTFISLMSIWNYFGRVCIGLTSEILLTKWKFPRTLVMAIVLLFSCTGHILIAFPIPGSIYIASVIIGFCYGAHVTLIFTIISELFGLKYYSTLYNCGILAMPLGSYVFNVRVAGFLYDREALKQLNALRLGRDIGKELTCIGKHCYRLCFIILAAATFIGALSSFVLFIRTRKFYQGDIYKYFRQETTLANTEAKTTELVSPVTSSVLKK from the coding sequence ATGAGGGATTCAGGTAGTGTCTCGGCGAACATTGTCCGTTTCACAGTTCAAGTTCTTCGAGGTAGATGGTTCATGCTTTTTGCTGCTCTCCTCCTCATGGGTAGTACTGGTGGAGCTTATGTTTTCGGAATTTActccaaagaaataaagaaaactcTCGGGTACGACCAGACAACTCTCAACTTGCTTGGTTTCTTCAAAGACGTTGGAAGTACTATTGGGATTTTCTCTGGTCTTATTGCTGAAGTGACTCCAAATTGGTTTGTTCTACTTGTTGGTGCATCCTTGAACTTTGTTGGATACTTCATGGTGTGGATTAGTATAAGTGGCCGTATTTCCAAGCCCCACATTTGGCAGATGTGCCTCTATATCTGCATTGGTGCTAATTCTCAAAACTTTACACTCACAAGTGTTACAGTCACCTCTGTAAAGAACTTTCCAGACAACCGTGGAACCCTGATAGGTCTGCTAAAGGGATTCACTGGCCTCAGCGGAGCTGTCATGACCCAACTTTACCTTGCCATTTATGGTAACGATTCCAAATCTCTAATCCTCTTCATTGCTTGGCTACCTGCCGTTATAtctatctttcttggctatgcgatCCGTTTGATTAAAGTCGGTCAACAATCAAACGTCGAAAAGAGAGTAATATACCAGTATCTCTTGATATCTGTTGTGCTAGCTCTATTCATAATGGTTATTACCATAACCCAGAAACAAAAGATCTTTTCCCACTCCAGCTATGTTGTAACTGCAACTATTATATGCATCTTACTCTTAACTCCTCTATCTATATCAATTAAAGAAGAGCTTGTACTCTGGAGTCTAATGAAGAAAGGCCTTACACCACCGGAGGTGATAACTGTTGAAACTCCATCTCTAGTGAATCCGATTCCCCTGCCACTAAACACGATACCATCAGTGCAAGAAGAGAACCCCAAACCGAAAAATTCTTGTTTTGCGGATGTTTTCAAACCCCCGGAGAGGGGAGAAGACTATACCATCTTGCAGGCAATACTGAGCATTGATATGTTATTACTCGTTATTGGGGGATTCTGTGGACTCGGCACCAGTCTCACAGCGATAGACAATTTGGGTCAAATTGGTGAATCTCTTGGCTACCCAACACTTACGATAAGCACATTCATATCACTTATGAGTATTTGGAACTATTTCGGAAGAGTCTGCATCGGTTTGACCTCTGAAATCCTGCTTACAAAGTGGAAATTTCCCAGAACTCTGGTAATGGCAATCGTCCTTCTGTTTTCTTGTACCGGACACATTCTTATTGCCTTCCCAATTCCTGGTTCTATCTACATTGCTTCAGTGATCATTGGTTTTTGTTATGGTGCACACGTAACACTTATTTTCACAATCATATCCGAACTCTTTGGACTCAAGTATTATTCGACGTTGTACAATTGTGGGATACTAGCAATGCCTCTCGGATCTTACGTATTCAATGTAAGAGTTGCAGGTTTCCTTTATGACAGAGAGGCCTTGAAGCAATTGAATGCATTAAGACTTGGAAGGGATATCGGGAAGGAATTGACATGTATTGGAAAACACTGTTACAGGTTATGTTTTATTATATTAGCAGCAGCAACATTTATTGGAGCTCTAAGTTCCTTTGTTCTGTTTATTAGGACAAGAAAATTCTATCAGGGAGATATTTACAAATATTTCAGACAGGAGACAACCCTGGCCAATACAGAAGCCAAAACTACAGAGCTGGTTTCGCCAGTGACCTCCAGTGTACTAAAAAAGTAA